DNA sequence from the Luteolibacter sp. Y139 genome:
GAGCTGTGGGCTGGCGACAACCAGGGCGACTGGAAAGCCACCACGCCGCTGTATCATGTCGAGAAGGGCAACTTCTACGGCCACCCTAGTAGTTTGGTGTGGGATCCGAATTTCAAGAAGAGCAAGGATCCCCTCGCCTACTACCACGACCATCTCGACGAGTACAACAAGGACCGCACCTACGCGGCCGTCGAGATCCCGAACATGGAGATCAACCGCTCCGCCGGCGAGCCGATGGAATTCCCGAAGGGCACGCCTTTCGCCGGCCAGCTTCTCCTGCCGGATAACAACGGCGAGCGCCTCACCCGCGTGATGGTCGAGAAGGTCGACGGCACCTGGCAAGGTGCGTGCACGAACTTCATCGATGGCCGCGGCCTGCACTCCGGCAATCACCGCGCGCGTTTCACCAAGGACGGCAAGCAGCTCTACATCGGCCAGACCGTCCGCGGTTGGGGCGCTCCGGCGGAAGGCCTGCAGCGCGTCAGCTTTCTCGGACCGGTGCCGTTCGACATCGATCGCGTGACCGCCACCAAGGACGGCTTCAAGGTGAGCTTCACCCAGCCGATCCCCGACAAGCTCAAGGAAGACAAGGCGTGGGAAGTTTCCTCCTGCACCTACCAGTCGAAGTGGACCTACGGCAGCGACCCGGAAAACAAGAAGGATCACTCCGTGAAGATCGCCTCCAGCGACGCGAAATCGGTGACCCTCAAGGTTGACGGCCTGGAAGTGCACCGCGTCTTCAAGATCAGCTTCCCGAAGTGCGACTCCCCTGACGGTTCACCGCTGCAGAACAACCTCGCGTTCTACACGGTGAACAAGGTGCCGAAGTAATCCTCGGCTTAGGGCCGGGTCACCGGCAAGCGCATGAAGCGTTTCACTCTGGCCGGGTCGGCGATGGCAGCATCGCAGACCCGGCCGGTTTCGTTTTCGGGGGGGCAGGATTCCGAAATTTCGCCCTCAGGCATACATCAACGCATCCTGATACGACGATTTGACTCTTGCGAAAGCCCGGCCCCGCCCTAATTTCGCGGCATGCCGCGTCCTGACCCCACTGCCGAGCTCCAGAAGGCTCTCCGCCAGCGCATTCTCGTCCTCGACGGGGCGATGGGCACCACCATCCGCACCTACGGGCTGGCGGAAAAGGACGCCCGCGGCAGCCGCTTCGCCGACTCGAAAAAGGACCTGCTGAACAACGGCGACATCCTCTCGATCACTCGCCCGGACGTCATCGGCGACATCCACAAGCGCTTCTACGAGGCCGGCTCGGATATCTGCGAAACGAACACCTTCTCCGCGACCTCCATCGCGCAGAGCGAGTTCTTCGTCGATGACCCGCGCGAGCACGGCGGCATCAAGGACCCCGAGTTCTTCCAGAAGATCATGGACGATCCGATGCTCCGCGAACTCGCGTGGGAGCTGAATGTCCAGTCATCGCTCCTCTGCCGCAAGTGGGCGGACAACATCGGCAGCGACACCGGCATCAAGCGCTACGTCGCCGGAGCCATCGGGCCGCTTACGGTTTCCCTGAGCACCTCGCCGGACGCGAACGACGCGGGCTTCCGCACCGTGACCTTCGATCAGGTGAAGGAAGACTACACCCGCCAGGTCCGCGCCCTGATCGAAGGCGGCTGCGACATCCTGATGGTGGAAACGATCTTCGACGCCCTGAACGCGAAAGCCGCCCTCGTCGCGATCCAGGAAGTCTTCGATGCCGATGGCCTGAAGCTCCCCATCATCGTCAGCGCCGCCGTCGGCCGTGGCGGCGAAACCATGATCTCCGCCCAGAAGGTCGAAGCCATGTGGAATGCCGTCGCCCACGTCAATCCACTCGCCGTCGGCCTGAACTGCTCGCTCGGCCCCGACCTGATGAAGCCGCACTTGGAAGAACTGGCAAAGGTCTCCGCGAGCCACATCTCCTGTTACCCGAACGCCGGCCTGCCTAACCCGCTCGCACCGACCGGCTTCGACCTTGAGCCGCCGCACATGAATGCCTACATGAAGGAGTTCGCCTTAGACGGCCTCCTGAACCTCGCCGGTGGCTGCTGCGGCAACACTCCCGAACACGTCGCCGCCATCGCCGAAGGCGTGAAGGGCATCGCCCCGCGCGAAGTGCCCGTGGTAGAGGATTGAACGAACCGCGGAGACGCAGAGATCGCGGAGGTAAACGCTGAGATTTTTGACCGAGATGGCGACCAAAGAGGATCTGAACCGACTTTCAGGAGTCATCATTGATGCGGCCATCGAGGTTCACCGTGAAATGGGTCCGGGATTGCTTGAACGAGTCTACGAGGCCTCTTTAGCGAAAGAACTCTTGTCGCGAGGAATTTCATCAATCCAACAGCTTCCCCAGCCGGTCATCTACAAGGGCGAAGCATTGGAAGATGAAGGCTATCGAATCGATCTCTTGGTTGAAAACTCGGTCATCGTCGAGCTGAAGACGGTGGCACAGCTTCTCCCCATCCACGAATGCCAGCTACTCACCTACCTCCGGCTCTCAGGTAAGCACCTCGGCCTCCTGATCAATTTTCACGTCCCGCTGCTGAAAGACGGGATCAAACGCCTCGTCCACCAGTTCCCTTTCGAGTAATACATACCTCCGCGATCTCCTCTGCGACCTCTGCGCCTCCGCGGTTCGTTCCATTCACCAGCCATGTCCACCCTGCCCCGAGTCCTCCGCCTGTCCGGCTCCGAAGCGTACAACCACACGCCGGACAAAAACTTCCTCATGATCGGCGAACGTACTAACGTCGCCGGTTCGCCGAAGTTCGCCAAGCTGGTGCGCGAAGGAAAACTCGACGACGCGCTTGAGATCGCCCGCCAACAGGTCGAGAGCGGTGCCAACGTCATCGACATTTGCTTCGACGACGGCCTCATCGACGGCAAGGCGATGATGGCGCGCTTCCTCCAGCTCGTTCAAAGCGAGCCCGCCATCTCGAAGGTGCCGATCATGGTCGACTCCTCGAAGTGGGAGATCATCGAGGAAGGCCTGAAATACCTCCAGGGCAAGGGCATCGTGAACTCCATCTCGCTGAAGGAAGGCGAGGAGCGATTCATCCAGCAGGCCAAGCACATCCTCCGCTACGGCGCGGCGACCGTCGTCATGGCCTTCGACGAAAACGGCCAGGCCGCGACCTACGACGAGAAGATCCGCATCTGCGAACGCGCCTACCGCGTGCTCGTGGACAAGGTCGGCTTCCCGCCCGAGGACATCATCTTCGACCCGAACATCCTGACCGTCGCCACCGGCATCGAGGAGCACAACAACTACGCTCTCGATTTCATCAACGCCACGCGCTGGATCAAACAGAACCTGCCCCACGCCAGCATCTCGGGCGGCGTCTCTAACATCTCCTTCTCCTTCCGCGGCAACAACGTGGTGCGCGAGGCCATGCACTCGGCCTTCCTCTACCACGCGACCAAGGCCGGCATGGACATGGGCATCGTCAACGCCGGCATGCTCGAAGTCTACGACGAGATCCCGAAAGAGATGCTCGAACACGTGGAAGACGTGCTGCTCAACCGCCGTCCCGACGCCACCGAGCGCATGCTGGAGTTCGCCGAACGCTTCAAGGGACAGGGCGGCAAGAAGATCGAGGAAGACCTTTCGTGGCGCGAAGCCACCGTCGAGAAGCGCCTCGAATACGCACTGCTCAAGGGCATCGACAAGTTCATCGACGAGGACACCGAGGAAGCGCGCCAGAAATACGGTCGCCCGCTCAAGGTGATCGAAGGCCCGCTCATGGATGGTATGGGCGTCGTCGGCGACCTCTTCGGCGCGGGCAAGATGTTCCTGCCGCAGGTCGTGAAAAGCGCCCGCGTCATGAAGAAGTCCGTCGCCTGGCTCACGCCTTTCATGGAGGAGGAGAAGGCTGAGTTTCTCGCCGGCGACATCGCCGAGATCATGGCGAACGATCCTTCCCTGAGCCACGACGAAGCAGTCCTCCTGGCCGGTCGCCGCCGCTCGGCCGGACGTTTCCTCATCGCCACTGTGAAGGGCGACGTCCACGACATCGGCAAGAACATCGTCGGCGTGGTGCTCGCGTGCAATGGCTTCGAAGTGACCGACATGGGCGTGATGGTCCCGTGCGACAAGATTCTCGCGAAGGCCAAGGAGATCGGCGCGGATGTCATCGGCCTTTCCGGACTCATCACCCCTTCCCTCGACGAGATGATTCACGTCGCGAAGGAAATGGAAAAAGGCGGCTTCAAGGTGCCACTGTTGATCGGCGGAGCCACCACCTCATCCACCCACACCGCAGTAAAGATCGCCCAGCATTACTCGGGCCCCGTCGTCCACGTCCTCGATGCCTCTCGCTCGGTGCCGGTGACCACGTCACTGCTTTCACCCGACCAGAAGGAAAGCTTCGTCGCCGAGAACAACGAGCGTCACCGCAAGGCTCGCGAAGCCTTCACCGGCGGACTGAAGAAAGAGACCGTCGGCATCGTCGAGGCCCGCGCAATGGCACGCCACACCGATTGGTCCGGCTACACGCCCCCGGTGCCGGAATTCACCGGCACACGCGCAATCCCCAATCAATCGCTGCGCGAACTGGTCGACTACATCGACTGGACGCCATTCTTCCACGCTTGGGAACTCCGCGGCGTATGGGACCGCGAGGCAGGCGTGCTCAAAACCCGCAACGAAGAAGGCGCCAAAGAAGCCGCCAAGCTTCACATCGAAGCGCTGGAACTCCTCGAGCGGGTCATTGCAGAAAAGCGATTCACCGCCCGCGGCGTGTATGGATTCTTCCCGGCGAACTCCGATGGCGACGACATCATCGTCTGGAAAGACGATCATCGCACCACCGAGCGCACCCGCTTCCACACCCTGCGCCAGCAGATCAAGAAGGAATCCGGCAAGCCGAACGAAGCACTGTCCGACTACGTCGCCCCGCAAGGCGCCGGCAAGGACTTCATCGGCGGCTTCGTCGTCGGCATCCACGGTGCCGACGAATGGGCCGCAGAACTGGAAGCCGCGCACGATCCCTACAATGCGATCATGGCCAAGGCGCTCGCCGACCGCTTGGCAGAAGCCTTCGCGGAACTCCTCCACCACCGCGCCCGCGTCGCGTGGGGCTATGAGCGCCCGAACGAATTCGGCGCGAACGAGCTCATCAAGGAACTCTACCGCGGCATCCGCCCGGCCCCCGGTTATCCAGCCCAGCCGGACCACACCGAGAAGCCGATCCTCTTCGATCTACTACAGGCATCGGAGCCAACCGGCGTCACGCTCACCGAGAGCTGTGCCATGCATCCCGGCGCGGCGGTCAGCGGCCTCTACTTCAGCCATCCAGAGAGCCACTACTTCGCCATTTCCGAGATCCAAAAAGATCAGCTCGAAGACTACGCCCACCGCAAAGGCATGACCGTCGAGGAAGCCGAAAAGTGGCTCGGCCCTTGGCTGGGCTACGCCTGATGGCGGGAGCAGGCGGAATGGCAGATTGAAAGGACCGCGGCTCTCTGATAGAGAGCCCGCGGTTTCCTCACCTTTCAACGTCGCCCCTTCCTTTCGAAATGAAAGCATCGCTTCCCCTCCTTCCGTTCGTCCTCTTCTCCAGCGCCTGGGCCATTGAATCCCCGCCGGGCTACTACAACGACGGGGTAAACATATTCCCAGCGCCCGCCGGGACCTACGTCTCCACGGCGAATTCCACGGCCACCACTCCTTGCCCCGTCGGCTACTACACTCCGGTCGCAGGCATGAGCGCCCCGATCCCCGCGAGCCCCGGCTACTTCGTCTCCGTCTCCGGCTCGGCCTCGCAGACTCCTGCTCCGGCCGGTAGCTATTCCAGCGGCACTGCTTCCACTTCTGCCACACCTTGCAGCCCCGGCTACTACACCCCGTTCGCAGGCATGAGTTCTCCCATCGCCGCGAGCCCCGGCTACTACGTGTCAGATACCTCGGCCACCAAGCAGTTGGCGGTTCCGGCAGGTAGCACGTCATCATCCGATGGAGCTTCTTCCTACACCCCGGCGATCATCGGAACCTATGCCCCGGTGGAAGGAATGCGATCCTCAATCCCGGCCTCACCCGGCTACTTCGTTTCGACCGTGGGATCCTCATCTCAGACCCCGGCCCCGGCAGGAAGATTCGTAAGCACGTCTGGAGCGAGCTCTTCCACGCCCTGCAACCCCGGCTCCTACACGCCTTCGATTGGCATGCAGGCATCCATCCTCGCCAGCCCCGGCTACTGCGTCCCTTCACCCAGTTCTTCCTCACAGACTCCTGCCCTGCCAGGATCGATCTCCTCGTCACCCGGCTTGGCCACCGCCTCCACCGTGCCGGCCGGCAGCTATGCCCCGGTCGGCGGCATGCAGGCCGCCATCCCCGCATCTCCGGGCTACTACGTGTCTTCCTCCGGTTCTTCTTCGCAAACTCCTGCGCCCGCTGGCAGCTTCGTGGCGACCGCCGGGTCCGCGACCCATACACCGGCATCGATAGGTCACTACGTGCCACTGCCCGGCATGAGCGGCCAACTGGAAGCACCTCTCGGTCACTACGTGAGCGTCACTGGAGCCACCTCGTTCGAACGGGCAAATCCCGGGTTCTACGTGCCATCCACCGGCTCTGCATCTCAATTCCCAGCCATGCCCGGCACCTATGTGCCCCTGTCAGGAGCATCACAAGCCATTCCCGCCCCCATCGGCACCTACGTGCCGCAGAGCGCGTCCTCCTTCGCCATCCCCGCGCCTGCCGGCTACACGACCTATGTCGCCGGCTCGACCTTCTTCCAAGCGATCCCCGACATCCAACTCACCGCCTACACCCTCAATCCCGGCGGCAGCAGCAGCTTCTCCTTCACCACCGCCAGCGGCCAAACCTACGGCATCTTCATGAGCGACAATCTCAATGACTGGATTGAGATCGAAAGCGTGCCCGGCACAGGCAGCGTGGTCACGAAATCCATCGCCGCGCCAGGACCGGGATCACTGAAGCGCTTCTTCCGCATCGTGGCGACACCGACGCCTTGAGCGTTCTACACGCCGAACTTCATTTCCTAACCGCCGCTGCAAAAGCGACGGCTAGGAAAGCCAGAGACGCATTTCCGAGCAGTTTCGCCCCACCAATCCGGAGATCCGCCGAGATAAACGCCTCCTTGTAGGAGTCCAACGCTTCAACGTGCCTGTTCTTTGTAGCATCCGCCTCGAGGGAGGATGCGGTCTCCGGCAATTGCTCAACCGCAAGCTCTG
Encoded proteins:
- a CDS encoding homocysteine S-methyltransferase family protein; this translates as MPRPDPTAELQKALRQRILVLDGAMGTTIRTYGLAEKDARGSRFADSKKDLLNNGDILSITRPDVIGDIHKRFYEAGSDICETNTFSATSIAQSEFFVDDPREHGGIKDPEFFQKIMDDPMLRELAWELNVQSSLLCRKWADNIGSDTGIKRYVAGAIGPLTVSLSTSPDANDAGFRTVTFDQVKEDYTRQVRALIEGGCDILMVETIFDALNAKAALVAIQEVFDADGLKLPIIVSAAVGRGGETMISAQKVEAMWNAVAHVNPLAVGLNCSLGPDLMKPHLEELAKVSASHISCYPNAGLPNPLAPTGFDLEPPHMNAYMKEFALDGLLNLAGGCCGNTPEHVAAIAEGVKGIAPREVPVVED
- a CDS encoding GxxExxY protein produces the protein MATKEDLNRLSGVIIDAAIEVHREMGPGLLERVYEASLAKELLSRGISSIQQLPQPVIYKGEALEDEGYRIDLLVENSVIVELKTVAQLLPIHECQLLTYLRLSGKHLGLLINFHVPLLKDGIKRLVHQFPFE
- the metH gene encoding methionine synthase, whose amino-acid sequence is MSTLPRVLRLSGSEAYNHTPDKNFLMIGERTNVAGSPKFAKLVREGKLDDALEIARQQVESGANVIDICFDDGLIDGKAMMARFLQLVQSEPAISKVPIMVDSSKWEIIEEGLKYLQGKGIVNSISLKEGEERFIQQAKHILRYGAATVVMAFDENGQAATYDEKIRICERAYRVLVDKVGFPPEDIIFDPNILTVATGIEEHNNYALDFINATRWIKQNLPHASISGGVSNISFSFRGNNVVREAMHSAFLYHATKAGMDMGIVNAGMLEVYDEIPKEMLEHVEDVLLNRRPDATERMLEFAERFKGQGGKKIEEDLSWREATVEKRLEYALLKGIDKFIDEDTEEARQKYGRPLKVIEGPLMDGMGVVGDLFGAGKMFLPQVVKSARVMKKSVAWLTPFMEEEKAEFLAGDIAEIMANDPSLSHDEAVLLAGRRRSAGRFLIATVKGDVHDIGKNIVGVVLACNGFEVTDMGVMVPCDKILAKAKEIGADVIGLSGLITPSLDEMIHVAKEMEKGGFKVPLLIGGATTSSTHTAVKIAQHYSGPVVHVLDASRSVPVTTSLLSPDQKESFVAENNERHRKAREAFTGGLKKETVGIVEARAMARHTDWSGYTPPVPEFTGTRAIPNQSLRELVDYIDWTPFFHAWELRGVWDREAGVLKTRNEEGAKEAAKLHIEALELLERVIAEKRFTARGVYGFFPANSDGDDIIVWKDDHRTTERTRFHTLRQQIKKESGKPNEALSDYVAPQGAGKDFIGGFVVGIHGADEWAAELEAAHDPYNAIMAKALADRLAEAFAELLHHRARVAWGYERPNEFGANELIKELYRGIRPAPGYPAQPDHTEKPILFDLLQASEPTGVTLTESCAMHPGAAVSGLYFSHPESHYFAISEIQKDQLEDYAHRKGMTVEEAEKWLGPWLGYA